The following are from one region of the Cloacibacterium sp. TD35 genome:
- the metG gene encoding methionine--tRNA ligase has translation MQKRKMITAALPYANGPVHIGHLAGVYIPADVYARFQRRLGSDVAFICGSDEHGIPITIRAKKEGVTPQDIVDKYHAIIKKSFEDLGISFDEYSRTSSENHKKTSQDFFLKMYENGKFTEEVSEQYYDEQAGEFLADRYIVGTCPKCGNDGAYGDQCEKCGSTLSPSELINPKSALSGNVPVLKETKNWYLPLNEYEDFLNEWILEGHKDDWKPNVYGQVKSWLNDGLKPRAMTRDLNWGVQVPLPDAEGKVLYVWFDAPIGYISFTKEWAAKSGKNWEDYWQSEDSDLIHFIGKDNIVFHCIIFPAMMKAHGKYIMPSNVPAFEFLNLENDKISTSRNWAVWAHEYVEEFPGQQDVLRYALLSSAPETKDNNFTWKDFQTKNNSELVGIFGNFINRVAVLIHKYYNGVIPAGNENAEELSEISKAAKEINEYLSKYEFRNALSALMNLARFGNQYLQTEEPWKTIKDNPEKAANSLFVGAQIAVGLAQLCEPFMPFSSEKLLKMFNTEKISWQEVENAKVLVKTGHTINESSLLFSKIEDETIDLQIQKLENTKISNAKTNPKANPMKEEITFDDFTKIDLRTATILEAEKVEKADKLLKLKVDTGVDVRTVVSGIAESFTPEEVVGKQVMILLNLAPRKIRGIESQGMLLLTTKPDGKLSFVTPDETVENGIEIG, from the coding sequence ATGCAGAAGAGAAAAATGATTACCGCTGCATTACCATATGCAAACGGTCCTGTTCATATCGGTCATTTAGCTGGAGTATATATTCCTGCTGATGTATATGCACGTTTCCAAAGAAGATTAGGAAGCGATGTAGCTTTTATATGTGGTTCCGATGAACACGGGATCCCCATTACCATCAGAGCAAAAAAAGAAGGCGTAACTCCTCAAGATATTGTAGATAAATACCATGCAATCATAAAAAAATCTTTTGAAGACTTAGGAATTTCATTTGATGAATATTCTAGAACTTCTTCAGAAAATCACAAAAAAACGTCTCAAGATTTCTTCCTAAAAATGTACGAAAACGGAAAATTTACAGAAGAAGTTTCAGAACAATATTATGATGAACAAGCTGGCGAATTTTTGGCAGACAGATACATTGTAGGAACTTGCCCTAAATGTGGAAATGATGGAGCTTATGGAGACCAATGCGAAAAATGCGGTTCTACGCTTTCTCCTTCAGAATTGATTAATCCAAAATCTGCATTGAGTGGAAACGTTCCTGTACTTAAAGAAACTAAAAACTGGTATCTTCCTTTAAATGAATATGAAGATTTCTTAAACGAGTGGATTTTAGAAGGACATAAAGACGACTGGAAACCTAATGTTTACGGACAAGTAAAATCTTGGCTCAATGATGGTTTGAAACCTAGAGCAATGACCAGAGATTTAAACTGGGGCGTACAAGTTCCTCTACCAGATGCAGAAGGAAAAGTATTGTACGTTTGGTTTGATGCACCAATTGGTTATATTTCTTTTACCAAAGAATGGGCTGCTAAAAGCGGAAAAAATTGGGAAGACTATTGGCAATCTGAAGATTCAGACTTAATTCACTTTATCGGGAAAGACAATATTGTATTCCACTGTATTATTTTCCCTGCAATGATGAAGGCTCACGGAAAATATATTATGCCAAGTAATGTTCCTGCTTTTGAATTTTTAAATCTTGAAAACGATAAAATTTCTACTTCTAGAAATTGGGCAGTTTGGGCGCATGAATATGTAGAAGAATTCCCAGGTCAACAAGATGTTTTGCGTTATGCACTCCTTTCTTCGGCTCCTGAAACTAAAGATAATAATTTTACTTGGAAGGATTTCCAAACCAAAAACAATTCTGAACTAGTAGGAATTTTTGGGAATTTCATCAATAGAGTTGCCGTGCTGATTCACAAATATTACAATGGCGTAATTCCTGCAGGAAATGAAAATGCAGAAGAACTTTCTGAAATTTCTAAAGCCGCAAAAGAAATCAATGAATATTTAAGCAAATATGAGTTTAGAAATGCACTCTCTGCATTAATGAATTTAGCACGTTTCGGAAATCAATATTTACAGACAGAAGAACCTTGGAAAACCATCAAAGATAATCCAGAAAAAGCAGCCAATTCTCTTTTTGTAGGAGCACAAATTGCGGTTGGTTTAGCACAATTGTGTGAACCATTTATGCCTTTTTCTTCGGAAAAATTATTAAAAATGTTCAATACCGAGAAAATTTCTTGGCAAGAAGTTGAAAATGCTAAAGTTCTCGTAAAAACAGGACATACAATCAATGAAAGTTCTCTTCTTTTCTCAAAAATTGAAGATGAAACCATTGATTTACAAATTCAAAAATTAGAAAACACAAAAATATCTAACGCCAAAACCAACCCAAAAGCAAATCCTATGAAAGAAGAAATCACTTTTGACGATTTTACCAAAATAGATTTAAGAACTGCTACCATTTTAGAAGCTGAAAAAGTAGAAAAAGCAGATAAATTATTAAAACTAAAAGTAGATACTGGAGTGGATGTAAGAACCGTAGTTTCTGGGATTGCAGAGAGTTTTACTCCAGAAGAAGTGGTAGGAAAACAAGTGATGATTTTATTAAATCTAGCGCCTAGAAAAATCCGTGGAATAGAATCTCAAGGAATGTTGCT
- a CDS encoding RagB/SusD family nutrient uptake outer membrane protein translates to MKTNKINIKAIVGTLSLALFFSLSSCTKDLERTPIIETTGDAIFSDFNNYPNALAKLYGGLAHGGQEAGGGNADISGIDGNFSQYTRQLFTLQVLPTDEAVIAWNDGTLQTIHKMTWDSSNEFVAAMYYRIYTEIAFCNEFLRNTTDAKLTANNITGTNLTEAKYMRAEARFLRAQSYYHALDLFGNVPFVDETYLPGSPTPPKRIVRADLYKFVESELLAVANELKDPKTNEYGRADKAAAWTLLARLYLNAEVYAGTAKYADVITYTQKVINAGYGIKHTYVKDNNGNVIDDKGYPELFLADNHLNNPEVIFPVAFDGVHIKTYGGTTYLVHAAVGGKMPASDFGINGGWGGLRTTKAYVNLFGGAGTNDKRGNFYTNGQTLEINDLSNFADGYAFVKFKNVTSAGVEGADGPAKGSGNFVDADIPLYRLADVYLMYAEAVLRGGGGSTTTALAYVNDLRVRAGATPVTSISRDFILDERARELGWEMTRRTDLIRYGKFTSASYLWPWKGGVKEGQAVGDYRNLYPIPAKDIVANPNLVQNPGY, encoded by the coding sequence ATGAAAACAAATAAAATTAATATAAAAGCAATCGTAGGAACATTATCTCTTGCACTATTCTTTTCTTTATCATCTTGTACTAAAGATTTAGAAAGAACACCGATAATAGAAACTACAGGAGATGCTATTTTTTCGGATTTTAATAATTATCCAAACGCACTCGCTAAATTATATGGAGGTTTAGCACACGGTGGTCAAGAAGCTGGCGGTGGTAATGCTGATATTAGTGGTATTGATGGGAACTTCTCTCAATATACCAGACAGCTTTTCACCCTACAAGTTCTTCCTACTGATGAAGCTGTAATTGCATGGAATGACGGTACATTACAGACCATTCACAAAATGACTTGGGATTCATCTAATGAATTTGTTGCTGCTATGTATTATAGAATTTATACAGAGATTGCTTTCTGTAATGAATTTCTTAGAAATACTACAGATGCTAAATTAACAGCTAATAATATTACAGGAACTAATTTAACTGAGGCTAAATACATGAGAGCTGAAGCTAGATTCTTAAGAGCACAGTCTTATTATCATGCTTTAGATTTATTTGGAAACGTTCCATTCGTAGATGAAACATACTTACCAGGTTCGCCTACACCTCCAAAAAGAATCGTAAGAGCTGATTTATATAAATTTGTAGAATCAGAACTATTAGCAGTAGCTAATGAATTAAAAGATCCTAAAACTAATGAATATGGTAGAGCAGATAAAGCTGCTGCTTGGACTCTATTAGCTAGACTTTATCTTAATGCAGAAGTATATGCAGGAACTGCTAAATATGCAGATGTAATTACCTATACTCAAAAAGTTATTAACGCAGGATATGGTATAAAACATACTTATGTGAAAGATAATAATGGAAATGTTATTGATGATAAAGGTTATCCAGAATTATTCTTAGCAGACAACCATTTAAATAATCCAGAAGTTATTTTCCCAGTTGCTTTTGATGGTGTACATATCAAAACTTATGGCGGTACTACATATTTAGTTCATGCAGCAGTAGGAGGTAAAATGCCAGCAAGCGATTTTGGAATCAACGGAGGTTGGGGTGGTCTTAGAACTACTAAAGCTTACGTTAACCTATTCGGTGGAGCAGGAACTAATGATAAGAGAGGTAACTTCTACACAAATGGCCAAACTTTAGAAATTAATGATTTAAGTAATTTCGCTGATGGTTATGCATTTGTTAAATTTAAAAATGTTACAAGTGCAGGTGTTGAAGGTGCAGACGGACCAGCTAAAGGTTCAGGAAATTTTGTAGATGCAGATATTCCTCTATATAGATTAGCAGATGTATACCTTATGTATGCAGAAGCAGTTCTAAGAGGTGGAGGCGGAAGCACAACTACAGCATTAGCTTATGTAAATGATTTAAGAGTAAGAGCTGGTGCAACTCCTGTTACATCAATCAGTAGAGATTTTATTTTAGACGAAAGAGCTAGAGAATTAGGTTGGGAAATGACCAGAAGAACAGACTTAATTAGATATGGTAAATTTACTTCTGCTTCTTACTTATGGCCATGGAAAGGTGGAGTAAAAGAAGGTCAAGCAGTTGGTGATTATAGAAATCTATACCCAATTCCTGCTAAAGATATTGTTGCTAACCCTAATTTAGTTCAAAATCCTGGATATTAA
- a CDS encoding SusC/RagA family TonB-linked outer membrane protein translates to MRNYSKVLKIAPAFLLAGTIMLEAQQRDSIKQRDIEQVVLIGYGKQKKTDLTGSIASVTAKDFNGGATSPAQLIQGKTPGVQVTTNSGAPGAGASIRVRGTASLNGNPAPLIVIDGVPQDFSGISGAADPLSLINPNDIESFDILKDAASTAIYGNRATNGVILITTKKGSAGKFKVNFSTMTSVSTKMGNVDVLDANQYREFVNAYANDNYKSKLGIANTNWQNLIYQVAWGTDNNLVFSGGVKGLPYRLSLGYNHQNGIVKTNEFKRTSLGLNLNPKFFDNHLTVNVNLKGTYTDNRFLPDGVISSATYFDPTQPVYSGNSNYGGYYEWLLNGGLNVNANANPLAMLDANRKLSSVYRALGNIQLDYKFHFLPDLHFNVNAGYDYAKGEGVNTTYGQYKGGYADNGRYNEYSQEKKNKLLETYLNYTKKVSVVNMDLTAGYSYQDFYNEEPSFFSYTGKNTPPVPSTPKANQTTLLSFYGRAIFTIANKYIINASMRRDGSSRFFNKTKDYVWGNFPGVSVAWRLDQESFLKGTGVNTLKLRGGWGQTGQQELPISYGAFAKYSESQIGAEYQFGGNFYTMYRPDVYNPYLTWETTTTKNLGLDFGFANNRISGSVDVFRKDTKDLLVFSPIPAGDLSNFNWLNVGTIKNEGIEGVINLVPVKNENTTWELGFNATHYKPIVNKLINNATNDYFIATGGISGGVGNTIQAHAVGYNPSSFLVYQQVYDVNGKPLDGVYVDRNGDGMISAQDKYYYKSTTPDAILGFSTKLTHKNWDFSMSGRAVLGNYVYNNAASNSSINSALTNEYLQNVYSTAKTYAFKGNELFSDIFVEDASFFRLDNVNLGYVFKDFISSGNSLKVYGMVQNVFVISDYSGIDPEVFGGIDNGYYQMPRVYSLGFNFQF, encoded by the coding sequence GTGAGAAACTATAGTAAAGTTTTAAAAATTGCTCCCGCTTTTTTATTAGCAGGAACAATTATGCTAGAAGCTCAACAAAGAGATTCAATTAAACAAAGAGACATTGAACAAGTTGTGCTTATTGGTTACGGTAAACAAAAGAAAACAGACTTAACAGGTTCTATTGCTTCCGTTACAGCCAAAGACTTTAATGGTGGTGCGACCTCGCCAGCTCAATTAATTCAGGGTAAAACTCCAGGTGTACAGGTAACTACTAATAGTGGTGCTCCAGGAGCAGGAGCTTCAATTAGAGTTCGTGGTACTGCATCATTAAATGGGAACCCAGCTCCTTTAATTGTAATTGATGGAGTGCCTCAAGATTTTTCTGGAATTAGCGGTGCTGCAGATCCATTGTCTTTAATTAACCCAAATGATATTGAATCATTTGATATTTTAAAAGATGCTGCGTCTACTGCAATTTATGGTAACCGTGCTACGAATGGTGTAATTTTAATTACTACTAAAAAAGGAAGTGCAGGTAAATTTAAAGTGAACTTCTCTACTATGACTTCTGTTTCTACCAAAATGGGTAATGTAGATGTTTTAGATGCAAACCAATATAGAGAATTTGTAAACGCTTATGCTAATGATAACTACAAATCTAAATTAGGAATTGCGAATACCAATTGGCAAAATCTAATTTATCAAGTAGCTTGGGGTACAGATAATAACTTAGTTTTTTCTGGAGGTGTTAAAGGTTTACCTTATAGATTATCATTAGGTTACAACCATCAAAATGGTATTGTTAAAACCAATGAATTTAAAAGAACTTCATTAGGACTTAATTTAAATCCTAAATTCTTTGACAATCACTTAACAGTGAATGTTAATTTAAAAGGTACTTATACAGACAATAGATTTTTACCAGATGGAGTAATTTCTAGTGCAACTTATTTTGATCCTACTCAACCGGTTTATTCTGGAAACTCTAATTATGGAGGTTATTATGAATGGTTATTGAATGGTGGATTAAACGTAAATGCTAATGCTAACCCACTGGCAATGTTAGACGCTAACAGAAAACTTTCTTCTGTATACAGGGCTTTGGGTAATATTCAGTTAGACTATAAATTCCATTTCTTACCTGATTTACATTTTAATGTGAACGCGGGTTATGATTATGCAAAAGGTGAAGGTGTAAATACCACATATGGTCAATATAAAGGGGGTTATGCAGATAATGGTAGATATAATGAATATTCACAAGAAAAGAAAAATAAACTATTAGAAACTTACCTTAACTATACTAAAAAAGTTTCTGTAGTGAATATGGATTTGACTGCTGGTTACTCTTATCAAGACTTTTATAACGAGGAGCCTAGTTTCTTTAGTTATACTGGAAAAAATACTCCCCCAGTTCCGTCTACTCCAAAAGCTAACCAAACAACTTTACTTTCATTCTATGGAAGAGCAATTTTTACTATAGCTAATAAATATATTATCAATGCTTCAATGAGAAGAGATGGTTCTTCTAGATTTTTTAATAAAACAAAAGATTATGTTTGGGGTAACTTCCCAGGAGTTTCTGTTGCGTGGAGATTAGACCAAGAATCTTTCTTAAAAGGTACAGGTGTAAATACCTTAAAATTAAGAGGAGGTTGGGGTCAAACAGGTCAACAAGAATTACCAATTTCTTATGGTGCATTTGCTAAATATAGTGAGAGCCAGATTGGTGCAGAATATCAGTTTGGGGGTAATTTCTATACCATGTATAGACCAGACGTATATAACCCTTATTTAACTTGGGAAACTACTACTACTAAAAACTTAGGTTTGGATTTTGGATTTGCTAATAACAGAATTTCTGGTTCGGTAGATGTATTTAGAAAAGATACTAAAGATTTATTAGTATTTAGCCCTATTCCAGCAGGGGATTTAAGTAACTTCAACTGGTTAAACGTAGGTACTATTAAAAACGAAGGTATAGAAGGAGTTATTAATTTAGTTCCTGTTAAAAATGAAAATACAACTTGGGAATTAGGATTTAATGCAACTCACTATAAACCAATTGTTAATAAGTTAATTAATAATGCTACTAATGATTATTTCATTGCAACAGGAGGAATTTCTGGTGGTGTAGGTAACACTATTCAGGCACACGCTGTAGGTTATAATCCTAGTTCATTCTTAGTATATCAACAAGTTTATGATGTAAATGGAAAACCACTAGATGGAGTATATGTAGATAGAAACGGAGATGGAATGATCAGTGCACAAGATAAGTATTATTACAAATCTACAACACCAGATGCTATCTTAGGATTCTCTACTAAATTAACTCACAAAAATTGGGATTTCAGTATGAGTGGAAGAGCAGTTTTAGGAAACTACGTTTATAATAACGCTGCTTCTAATAGCTCTATTAACTCTGCATTGACTAACGAATATTTACAAAACGTATATTCTACTGCTAAAACTTATGCATTTAAAGGAAACGAGTTATTCTCAGATATTTTTGTAGAAGATGCATCTTTCTTTAGATTAGATAATGTAAACCTAGGATATGTATTTAAAGATTTTATCTCTAGCGGAAACAGTCTAAAAGTATATGGAATGGTACAGAATGTATTTGTAATTTCTGATTATTCAGGTATAGATCCAGAAGTATTTGGAGGAATAGATAATGGTTATTATCAAATGCCAAGAGTATATTCATTAGGATTTAATTTTCAATTTTAA
- a CDS encoding SusE domain-containing protein: MKNIFKIISILLLIPLVFSSCRDEQYDDNWKSADPSFTLYNTTLTSNVLYPTMDKNPFRLTWDNSLGGTTYNVVFSTTSDFATKIAFGTSNTNSYSTTIGALNTALLQAGYSPYGLKKVYFRVESGTKVSNAVSFDVTPYPATVPVITNPTAGKSYVLNKNLPEDNALTMLWSDYNAYGVDVTYTIELAKTTATEFVTLGTVKNLRTLDITNKIFNDAVLKLGLVPDVEASVDMRVTATTKSVGGTINKVSQVVTVKVTPYVAFKNLFLVGDATAAGWSTNNNNQAIFRDASNLNKFYFTGKFGTSMFKLLEILGDNTWQPQWGVKGGAVANSDGGDPDPFTVSSAGYYSFEVDILAKTYSITPYSGAMTTYTSIDIAGSLNGWSGSTVLTQSSFDPHQWYIKDLVVSSNGEAKFRANGNWDVNWGAGSEFSGQGTQGGANIPLNAGTYDVYFNDIDGRYVFVKK; encoded by the coding sequence ATGAAAAATATTTTTAAAATAATTTCAATATTATTGTTAATTCCTCTAGTTTTCAGCTCTTGTAGAGACGAACAATATGATGATAATTGGAAATCAGCTGATCCATCATTTACATTATACAATACTACTCTTACAAGTAATGTATTGTATCCTACAATGGATAAAAATCCATTCAGATTAACTTGGGATAATTCATTAGGAGGAACTACATATAATGTAGTATTCTCTACAACGAGTGATTTTGCTACCAAAATTGCTTTTGGAACATCTAATACCAATTCTTACAGTACTACTATAGGTGCACTTAATACTGCATTATTACAAGCAGGTTATTCACCATATGGTCTTAAAAAAGTATATTTTAGAGTAGAATCAGGGACTAAAGTGTCAAATGCCGTTTCATTTGATGTTACCCCTTATCCTGCAACTGTACCAGTAATTACTAATCCTACTGCAGGAAAATCTTATGTGTTAAACAAAAATTTACCTGAAGATAATGCTCTTACTATGCTTTGGTCAGACTACAATGCATATGGGGTAGACGTTACCTACACAATAGAACTTGCTAAAACTACTGCTACAGAATTTGTAACTCTAGGTACTGTTAAAAACTTAAGAACTTTAGATATCACAAATAAAATTTTTAATGATGCAGTTCTTAAATTGGGATTAGTTCCTGATGTTGAAGCATCAGTAGATATGAGAGTTACTGCTACTACAAAATCTGTAGGGGGAACAATCAATAAAGTTTCTCAAGTGGTTACAGTAAAAGTGACTCCTTATGTTGCTTTCAAAAACCTATTCTTAGTAGGAGATGCTACAGCAGCTGGTTGGAGTACTAATAATAATAACCAAGCTATTTTCAGAGATGCTTCTAATCTTAATAAGTTCTACTTTACAGGTAAATTTGGAACCAGTATGTTTAAGTTGTTAGAAATCTTAGGAGATAATACATGGCAACCGCAATGGGGAGTTAAAGGTGGAGCTGTTGCAAACAGTGATGGTGGTGATCCAGATCCATTCACAGTTTCTTCTGCAGGATATTATTCTTTTGAAGTAGATATTCTTGCTAAAACTTACTCAATCACTCCTTATTCAGGAGCTATGACTACTTACACTTCTATTGATATAGCAGGTAGTTTAAACGGGTGGAGTGGAAGCACTGTACTTACTCAATCTAGTTTTGATCCTCACCAATGGTATATCAAAGATTTAGTAGTATCATCAAATGGTGAAGCTAAATTTAGAGCAAATGGTAATTGGGATGTTAACTGGGGAGCTGGTTCAGAATTCTCTGGTCAAGGTACTCAAGGAGGTGCAAACATTCCTCTAAACGCAGGTACTTATGATGTTTATTTCAATGACATCGACGGAAGATATGTTTTCGTTAAAAAATAA
- a CDS encoding glycoside hydrolase family 97 protein encodes MKIVKNSVLFLMLSPALFLAQSLKSPDGNFEMNFQLKNGVPYYHLNYKGKTVIEDSKLGLRLLKDNTIAFDNVNKLPDGKNLNSDFEKIAENRDSKNENWAPVLGEKKYYTNHYNELSVTLNQPNEDRKIIVKFRLFNDGLGFRYEFPQQKNLNYFVVKEEDTEFNFPYDLKSWWVPADYDTQEYRPTTSLVSQISTKWESSFDSNASQTLVKNAVQSPLMLKKEFSGKEKPLYINLAEAAVINYPASHLEVDSENFDFKTHLTPDAQGAKGYMQTPAVTPWRTVIVSEKAEEVLDSKMIFNLNEPTKYTDTSWIHPVKYIGVWWQMFVPNRGTWSYSNLDNIHLGVTDYSKAKPNGTHAANNDNVKKYIDFASKHGFDAVLVEGWNEGWEDWFGKSKEFVFDFITPYPDFDIKMLNEYAYSKNVKLIMHHETSASATNYERWLDPAFKLMKEHGYDAVKTGYVGNIIPRGEHHYSQWMINHYQRVVDKAAEYKIMVNSHESVRPSGLSRTYPNWIAAEAARGTEFEAMGGNNPDHTTILPFTRFMGGPMDYTPGIFQTQYNYYDANNKSFANTTLAKQLGLYVVMYSPLQMACDLPENYERHLDAFQFIKDVAVDWDDTKILAAEPGDYIHTARKGKGSENWFVGGVTDENARDFTVDFSFLEKGKKYEATIYEDGKNADYEKNPQAYHIYKKVVTNGSKIKIHLARSGGYAISLKPIK; translated from the coding sequence ATGAAAATTGTGAAAAACAGCGTGCTTTTCCTAATGCTTTCTCCTGCATTATTTTTGGCACAATCTCTAAAATCTCCAGACGGAAACTTCGAAATGAATTTTCAATTGAAAAATGGAGTTCCTTATTATCATCTTAATTACAAAGGGAAAACAGTAATCGAAGATTCTAAACTAGGCCTTCGATTGCTTAAAGATAATACCATCGCTTTTGATAATGTCAACAAACTGCCAGATGGTAAAAATCTCAATTCTGACTTCGAAAAAATTGCAGAAAACAGAGATTCTAAAAACGAAAATTGGGCTCCCGTTCTTGGAGAAAAAAAATATTATACCAATCATTATAACGAACTTTCGGTTACTCTTAATCAACCCAATGAAGACCGTAAAATCATTGTTAAGTTTAGACTTTTTAATGATGGTTTAGGTTTCAGATATGAGTTTCCTCAACAGAAAAATCTTAATTATTTCGTTGTAAAAGAAGAAGATACCGAATTTAATTTTCCTTATGATTTAAAATCTTGGTGGGTTCCTGCAGACTATGATACGCAGGAATATAGACCTACAACCAGTTTGGTTTCTCAGATTTCTACAAAATGGGAAAGCAGTTTTGATAGTAACGCATCTCAAACTTTGGTTAAAAATGCGGTTCAATCACCTCTTATGTTGAAAAAAGAGTTTTCTGGTAAAGAAAAACCACTGTACATTAACCTTGCAGAAGCGGCTGTAATCAATTATCCAGCTTCTCATCTTGAAGTAGATTCAGAAAATTTTGACTTTAAAACCCATCTTACTCCAGACGCACAAGGTGCAAAAGGTTATATGCAAACACCTGCAGTAACACCATGGAGAACCGTTATCGTTTCAGAAAAAGCAGAAGAAGTGCTAGATTCTAAAATGATTTTTAACTTAAATGAGCCAACTAAATACACTGATACTTCTTGGATTCATCCTGTGAAATATATTGGAGTTTGGTGGCAAATGTTCGTTCCAAACCGTGGAACTTGGAGTTATTCCAATTTAGACAATATACATCTTGGCGTTACAGATTATTCTAAAGCGAAGCCAAACGGAACACACGCTGCGAATAATGATAATGTTAAAAAATACATTGATTTCGCTTCTAAACATGGCTTTGATGCTGTTTTGGTAGAAGGTTGGAATGAAGGCTGGGAAGATTGGTTCGGAAAATCGAAAGAATTTGTTTTTGATTTTATCACACCGTATCCAGATTTTGATATTAAAATGCTCAATGAATATGCGTATTCTAAAAATGTGAAACTCATTATGCACCATGAAACATCTGCTTCAGCAACCAATTACGAAAGATGGCTTGACCCAGCTTTTAAATTAATGAAAGAACATGGTTATGATGCGGTGAAAACAGGTTACGTAGGAAATATTATTCCTAGAGGCGAACATCACTATTCTCAGTGGATGATTAACCATTATCAAAGAGTTGTAGACAAAGCTGCAGAATATAAAATCATGGTTAATTCTCACGAAAGTGTTCGTCCTAGTGGTTTAAGCAGAACTTATCCGAACTGGATTGCTGCAGAAGCAGCTCGTGGAACAGAGTTCGAAGCGATGGGAGGTAATAATCCAGATCACACTACCATTTTGCCATTTACAAGATTTATGGGTGGACCAATGGATTACACTCCAGGAATTTTCCAAACACAATACAATTATTATGATGCTAACAATAAAAGCTTTGCCAATACTACTTTAGCTAAGCAGTTAGGATTATATGTAGTGATGTATTCTCCACTTCAGATGGCTTGTGATTTACCAGAAAACTACGAGAGACATTTAGATGCTTTCCAATTCATCAAAGATGTAGCTGTAGATTGGGATGATACCAAAATTTTGGCTGCAGAACCAGGTGATTATATTCACACTGCGAGAAAAGGGAAAGGTTCAGAAAATTGGTTTGTAGGAGGAGTTACAGACGAAAATGCTAGAGATTTCACTGTAGATTTTTCTTTCTTAGAAAAAGGAAAAAAATACGAAGCTACTATTTACGAAGATGGTAAAAATGCTGATTACGAAAAAAATCCGCAAGCTTATCATATTTACAAAAAAGTAGTAACCAATGGTTCTAAAATCAAGATTCACCTTGCAAGAAGCGGTGGTTATGCTATTTCTTTAAAGCCAATTAAATAG
- a CDS encoding SusE domain-containing protein yields MKNNIFKGVFLLLISLLGLISCSDREIVTVDNQSAPILMDVSKESVFLDKHFPDNPAFNVTWDVAKYTVPVQITYKIEVSADNKFTKPFVLGTVANSARTATFTNAQMNTAAQTIGLVKDVEGTMYIRVSSYLGNGENLTSTSNVSMIKITPYELEYPTFYIVGAASFVGWSAVDAQVLYKSSNKSMIYTYLEGGQPFRFLGQKNWDPLNYSIDLAGTRENYRYFKQVSSNLIQDGEENMKFTGATGIYKITINAATGVQSIDVAESAIPTFDFPQIYIVGTINGWDAATAPAMTKVAPGVYEYTVKLDDNSEFKFLGQRSWGDIEWANIMKDNAGNSGFLGPKGDNGNVKFNGGGKTYKITANVKAGIYTIVEP; encoded by the coding sequence ATGAAAAATAACATATTTAAAGGAGTATTTCTCTTATTAATATCACTTTTGGGGCTTATTTCTTGTAGTGATAGAGAGATTGTGACGGTTGATAATCAGTCTGCTCCAATTTTAATGGATGTATCTAAAGAATCTGTTTTCTTAGATAAACATTTTCCTGATAACCCTGCGTTTAATGTAACATGGGATGTAGCTAAATATACAGTTCCTGTACAAATTACTTATAAAATAGAGGTTTCTGCAGATAATAAATTTACAAAGCCTTTTGTCTTGGGTACTGTTGCTAACTCAGCTAGAACCGCTACATTTACTAATGCTCAAATGAATACAGCGGCACAAACTATTGGGTTGGTTAAAGATGTAGAAGGTACTATGTACATTAGAGTTTCTTCATACTTAGGTAATGGAGAGAACTTGACTTCTACTTCTAATGTATCTATGATTAAAATCACACCTTACGAGTTAGAATATCCAACTTTCTACATTGTAGGTGCTGCTTCATTCGTAGGTTGGTCTGCTGTAGATGCTCAAGTTTTATATAAATCTTCTAATAAATCTATGATTTATACTTATTTAGAAGGTGGTCAACCTTTTAGATTTTTAGGTCAAAAAAATTGGGATCCATTAAACTATAGTATTGACTTAGCGGGAACTAGAGAAAATTATAGATATTTCAAACAAGTTTCTAGTAATTTAATACAAGATGGAGAAGAAAATATGAAGTTTACTGGAGCAACAGGTATTTATAAAATCACTATTAATGCAGCTACAGGTGTACAATCAATAGATGTTGCAGAATCTGCAATTCCTACATTTGATTTCCCTCAAATTTATATAGTAGGTACAATTAATGGTTGGGATGCAGCTACTGCACCAGCTATGACTAAAGTAGCTCCTGGTGTATATGAATATACAGTAAAACTTGATGATAACTCAGAATTTAAATTCTTAGGTCAACGTTCTTGGGGAGATATAGAATGGGCTAATATTATGAAAGATAATGCTGGTAACTCTGGTTTCTTAGGTCCAAAAGGAGATAATGGTAATGTGAAATTTAATGGTGGTGGTAAAACTTATAAGATTACAGCTAACGTAAAAGCAGGAATCTATACCATTGTTGAGCCGTAA